Proteins co-encoded in one Enterobacter sp. R4-368 genomic window:
- a CDS encoding lysine exporter LysO family protein, producing MLSGLLIILLPLVIGYLVPLRHTAALKLINKLLSWIVYLILFFMGISLAFLDNLSANLLAILHYSAVSVVVILLCNAAALLWLERTLPWHHQHQQEKLPSRIAMALESLRLCGVVVIGFAIGLSGVAFLRYATEASEYTLIFLLLLVGIQLRNSGMTLKQIVLNRRGMIIAVVVAASSLIGGVINALILGLPLKTGLAMASGFGWYSLSGILLTESFGPVIGSAAFFNDLARELIAIMLIPGLVRRSRSTALGLSGATSMDFTLPVLQRSGGLELVPAAIVHGFILSLLVPLLMAFFSA from the coding sequence ATGCTTTCAGGACTGTTAATTATTCTTCTGCCGTTGGTCATCGGTTATCTGGTTCCCCTGCGTCACACTGCTGCGCTCAAACTTATCAATAAATTACTCAGCTGGATTGTCTATCTGATCCTCTTTTTTATGGGGATAAGCCTCGCTTTTCTCGATAATCTCAGCGCGAACTTACTGGCGATATTGCATTACTCGGCGGTTAGCGTGGTGGTGATCCTGCTGTGTAACGCCGCTGCACTGCTGTGGCTGGAGCGTACGCTGCCCTGGCATCACCAGCACCAGCAAGAAAAATTGCCTTCGCGGATTGCGATGGCGCTGGAATCCCTGCGTCTGTGCGGTGTGGTGGTTATCGGTTTCGCCATTGGTCTTTCCGGGGTGGCGTTTTTACGCTATGCCACGGAAGCCAGCGAATACACGCTGATCTTCCTGTTGCTGCTGGTGGGTATTCAGTTGCGTAACAGCGGCATGACGCTGAAACAGATTGTCCTTAACCGCCGGGGAATGATTATTGCCGTGGTGGTGGCTGCCAGCTCGCTGATTGGCGGCGTGATTAATGCGCTGATCCTCGGCCTGCCGCTGAAAACGGGTCTTGCCATGGCTTCGGGATTTGGCTGGTATTCGTTGTCGGGCATTCTGCTTACCGAGTCGTTCGGCCCGGTGATCGGCAGCGCCGCCTTCTTTAACGATCTGGCGCGCGAGTTGATTGCCATCATGCTGATCCCTGGTCTGGTGCGCCGCAGCCGCTCTACCGCGCTTGGGTTATCGGGCGCGACCTCGATGGATTTCACCCTGCCGGTACTCCAGCGCTCCGGTGGCCTGGAGCTGGTGCCCGCCGCCATTGTGCACGGTTTTATTCTCAGCTTGCTTGTGCCGCTTTTAATGGCCTTTTTCTCTGCCTGA
- the hcr gene encoding NADH oxidoreductase, protein MTMPTPQCPWRMQVHHIQQETPDVWTLSLLCHDYYPYRAGQYALVSIRNSADTLRAYTISSTPGVSEYITLTIRRIDNGAGSQWLTREVKRGDYLWLSDAQGEFTCDNEPNDKLLLLAAGCGVTPIMSMRRWLAHYRPHADVQVIFNVRSPEDVIFADEWRDYPVTLVAENNATAGFAAGRLSRELLSQVPELAARTVMTCGPAPYMDWVESEVKALGVTRFFKEKFFTPVAEAATSGLKFSKLSPMKTFYAPVGSTLLDALESNKMPVNAACRAGVCGCCKTQVVSGEYTVSSTMTLTEQEIADGFVLACSCHPQGDLVLA, encoded by the coding sequence ATGACCATGCCAACCCCTCAATGCCCGTGGCGTATGCAGGTTCACCATATCCAGCAGGAAACGCCGGATGTCTGGACACTGTCGCTGTTGTGCCACGATTACTACCCCTATCGCGCCGGGCAATATGCGCTGGTGAGTATCCGCAACAGCGCGGATACGCTGCGGGCCTATACCATTTCGTCCACGCCGGGCGTTAGCGAATACATCACGCTGACCATCCGCCGTATTGATAATGGCGCAGGTTCTCAGTGGCTGACACGGGAAGTAAAACGCGGCGATTATCTGTGGCTTTCCGATGCGCAGGGGGAATTTACCTGCGATAACGAACCGAACGATAAGCTGTTGCTGCTGGCGGCAGGGTGCGGCGTGACGCCGATTATGTCAATGCGCCGCTGGCTGGCGCATTACCGTCCGCATGCTGACGTACAGGTGATCTTCAATGTGCGTTCGCCGGAAGACGTGATTTTTGCCGATGAATGGCGTGATTACCCGGTCACGCTGGTGGCAGAAAATAACGCCACGGCGGGTTTTGCCGCTGGTCGTCTGAGTCGCGAGTTACTGAGCCAGGTGCCGGAACTGGCGGCGCGCACGGTAATGACCTGCGGCCCGGCGCCATATATGGATTGGGTTGAAAGCGAAGTCAAAGCGCTTGGCGTGACGCGTTTCTTTAAAGAGAAATTCTTTACCCCAGTGGCTGAAGCCGCAACCAGCGGGCTGAAATTCAGCAAACTCTCGCCGATGAAAACCTTCTACGCGCCAGTGGGCAGCACGCTGCTGGATGCGCTGGAAAGCAATAAAATGCCGGTCAATGCCGCCTGTCGCGCCGGTGTCTGCGGTTGCTGTAAAACGCAGGTAGTTTCCGGTGAATACACCGTCAGCAGCACCATGACGCTAACGGAACAAGAGATTGCCGACGGCTTCGTGCTGGCCTGCTCCTGCCACCCGCAAGGCGATTTAGTGCTGGCGTAA
- the hcp gene encoding hydroxylamine reductase: protein MFCVQCEQTIRTPAGNGCAYAQGMCGKTAETSDLQDLLIAALQGLSAWASKAREYDLIDHEIDNFAPRAFFSTLTNVNFDSVRIVGYAREAIAKREALKALCLAIDANAHVDNPMADLQLVSDDLGELQRQAAEFTPNKDKAAIGENILGLRLLCLYGLKGAAAYMEHAHVLGQYDNDIYARYHKIMAWLGTWPSDMNALLECSMEIGQMNFSVMSILDAGETSTYGHPTPTQVNVKAVAGKCILISGHDLKDLYNLLQQTEGTGVNVYTHGEMLPAHGYPELRKFKHLVGNYGSGWQNQQVEFARFPGPIVMTSNCIIDPTVGAYDDRIWTRSIVGWPGVNHLEGDDFAPVIRQAQQMSGFPFSEIEHLITVGFGRQTLLGAVDSLIDLVSREKLRHVFLVGGCDGARGERNYFTDFATQVPDDCLILTLACGKYRFNKLDFGNIEGLPRLIDAGQCNDAYSAIILAVTLAEKLGCGVNDLPLSLVLSWFEQKAIVILLTLLSLGVTNIVTGPTAPGFLTPDLLAVLNEKFGLRQVTTVEQDMQQLLSA from the coding sequence ATGTTTTGTGTGCAATGTGAACAAACCATCCGAACTCCGGCGGGCAACGGCTGTGCGTACGCGCAGGGGATGTGCGGTAAAACTGCCGAAACCTCCGACCTGCAGGATCTATTAATTGCCGCGTTACAAGGGCTCTCCGCCTGGGCCAGCAAAGCACGTGAGTACGATCTGATTGACCATGAGATCGATAACTTCGCGCCGCGCGCCTTCTTCTCTACCCTCACCAACGTTAACTTCGATTCCGTGCGTATTGTCGGCTACGCGCGCGAGGCAATCGCCAAACGTGAAGCGCTGAAAGCGCTCTGTCTCGCTATCGATGCGAATGCCCACGTCGACAATCCAATGGCCGACCTGCAACTGGTCAGCGACGATCTCGGCGAATTACAGCGCCAGGCGGCAGAGTTCACGCCGAACAAAGACAAAGCGGCGATTGGCGAAAACATCCTTGGTTTACGCCTGCTCTGCCTGTACGGCCTGAAAGGCGCGGCGGCCTATATGGAACACGCCCATGTGCTGGGCCAGTACGACAACGATATCTACGCCCGTTATCACAAAATCATGGCATGGCTGGGTACCTGGCCTTCTGATATGAATGCCCTGCTCGAATGTTCAATGGAAATTGGCCAGATGAACTTCAGCGTGATGAGCATTCTGGATGCTGGTGAAACCAGCACTTACGGTCACCCGACGCCTACTCAGGTCAACGTCAAAGCCGTTGCCGGGAAATGCATCCTGATTTCCGGCCACGACCTGAAAGATCTCTACAACCTGCTGCAACAAACCGAAGGCACGGGCGTAAACGTCTATACCCACGGTGAAATGCTGCCGGCACATGGCTATCCGGAACTGCGCAAATTCAAACATCTGGTCGGTAACTACGGTAGCGGCTGGCAGAACCAGCAGGTGGAATTCGCCCGCTTCCCTGGCCCCATCGTCATGACGTCCAACTGCATTATCGACCCGACCGTTGGTGCTTATGACGACCGTATCTGGACGCGCAGCATCGTCGGCTGGCCGGGTGTCAACCATCTGGAAGGCGACGACTTCGCACCGGTGATCCGCCAGGCGCAGCAGATGTCCGGCTTCCCGTTCAGCGAAATCGAACACCTGATCACCGTCGGTTTTGGTCGCCAGACGCTGCTTGGCGCGGTGGATTCACTGATTGATTTGGTGAGCCGTGAAAAACTGCGTCACGTCTTCCTCGTTGGTGGCTGTGACGGTGCGCGCGGTGAGCGTAACTACTTTACCGACTTCGCCACCCAGGTGCCGGATGACTGCCTGATCCTGACGCTGGCCTGCGGTAAATACCGCTTTAACAAACTCGACTTTGGCAACATTGAAGGTCTGCCGCGCCTGATTGATGCGGGTCAGTGTAACGATGCTTACTCAGCCATCATCCTGGCGGTGACGCTGGCGGAAAAACTGGGCTGCGGTGTTAATGATCTGCCGCTGTCGCTGGTGCTCTCCTGGTTCGAACAAAAAGCCATTGTCATCCTGCTGACTCTGCTCTCGCTGGGTGTGACGAATATTGTCACCGGGCCGACGGCGCCGGGTTTCCTGACGCCGGACCTGCTGGCGGTGCTGAATGAGAAATTCGGTCTGCGCCAGGTCACGACCGTGGAACAGGATATGCAGCAGTTGCTGAGCGCATAA
- the cspD gene encoding cold shock-like protein CspD — translation METGTVKWFNNAKGFGFICPEGGGEDIFAHYSTIQMDGYRTLKAGQTVRFDVHQGPKGNHASVIVPVEVEAMA, via the coding sequence ATGGAAACGGGTACTGTTAAGTGGTTCAACAATGCCAAAGGGTTTGGTTTTATCTGCCCTGAAGGCGGCGGCGAAGATATCTTCGCGCATTACTCCACCATTCAAATGGATGGTTACAGAACGTTAAAGGCCGGGCAGACTGTCCGGTTTGATGTACACCAGGGCCCTAAAGGCAATCACGCCAGCGTCATCGTGCCCGTAGAAGTGGAAGCCATGGCCTGA
- the macB gene encoding macrolide ABC transporter ATP-binding protein/permease MacB, with product MTALLDLNNIRRSYPSGDGPVEVLKGITLRINAGEMVAIVGASGSGKSTLMNILGCLDKPTSGTYRVAGTDVSLLSSDQLAQLRREHFGFIFQRYHLLSHLTAAQNVEVPAVYAGTERKARLERAKALLTRLGLGERADYQPSQLSGGQQQRVSIARALMNGGQVILADEPTGALDSHSGEEVMAILHQLRDRGHTVIIVTHDPQVAAQAERVIEIRDGEIISNPPAKTEAAAPANHDAIMTHAGGWRQFVSRFQEALTMAWRAMAANKMRTLLTMLGIIIGIASVVSIVVVGDAAKQLVLADIRSIGTNTIDVYPGKDFGDDEPQYQQALKYDDLQAIQKQPWVKSATPAVSQNLRLRYGNIDVAASANGVSGQYFNVYGMTFSEGASFNEEQLKGRAQVVVLDSNTRRQLFPNKASVVGEVILVGNMPATVIGVAEEKQSMFGSSKILRVWLPYSTISGRIMGQSWLNSITVRVNEGYSSEQAEQQLTRLLSLRHGKKDFFVWNMDGVLKTAEKTTRTLQLFLTLVAVISLLVGGIGVMNIMLVSVTERTREIGIRMAVGARAGDVLSQFLIEAVFVCLVGGALGVTLSMLIAFTLQLFLPGWEIGFSPVALLTAFLCSTFTGVLFGWLPARNAARLDPVDALARE from the coding sequence ATGACCGCATTGCTGGATCTGAATAATATTCGTCGCAGTTACCCGTCCGGTGATGGACCGGTCGAGGTGCTAAAAGGCATCACGCTGCGCATTAATGCTGGCGAAATGGTGGCGATTGTTGGCGCATCCGGTTCCGGTAAATCCACGCTGATGAACATTCTGGGGTGCCTGGACAAGCCCACCAGCGGCACTTACCGGGTGGCGGGAACGGATGTATCGTTGCTCAGTAGCGACCAGCTTGCGCAGCTACGCCGCGAACATTTCGGTTTTATCTTTCAGCGTTATCATCTGCTTTCCCATTTGACCGCTGCGCAGAACGTCGAAGTTCCGGCGGTGTATGCGGGGACGGAACGTAAAGCGCGACTGGAGCGCGCAAAAGCATTACTGACCCGCTTAGGGCTGGGGGAGCGGGCGGATTATCAACCATCGCAGCTCTCCGGCGGACAGCAACAGCGCGTGAGTATTGCCCGCGCGTTGATGAATGGCGGCCAGGTGATTCTGGCCGATGAACCGACCGGCGCCCTCGACAGCCACTCAGGCGAAGAGGTGATGGCAATCCTGCATCAGTTGCGCGATCGCGGGCATACGGTAATTATCGTGACGCACGATCCGCAGGTGGCCGCGCAGGCAGAGCGGGTGATTGAAATTCGTGATGGCGAGATAATCAGTAATCCGCCAGCCAAAACGGAAGCCGCCGCGCCCGCAAACCATGACGCGATCATGACGCACGCCGGGGGCTGGCGGCAATTTGTCAGCCGTTTTCAGGAAGCGTTGACCATGGCCTGGCGCGCCATGGCGGCCAATAAAATGCGCACCTTGTTGACCATGCTCGGCATTATTATCGGTATTGCTTCGGTGGTCTCAATTGTGGTGGTCGGTGATGCGGCGAAACAACTGGTGCTGGCGGATATTCGCTCAATAGGCACCAATACGATTGATGTCTATCCCGGCAAAGATTTTGGCGATGACGAGCCGCAATACCAGCAGGCGCTGAAGTATGACGATCTGCAGGCGATTCAGAAGCAGCCCTGGGTTAAATCAGCCACACCTGCCGTTTCACAAAATCTGCGTTTGCGCTACGGCAATATTGATGTGGCGGCGAGCGCCAATGGCGTAAGCGGGCAATATTTTAATGTGTATGGCATGACGTTCAGCGAAGGTGCCTCGTTTAACGAAGAGCAACTGAAAGGTCGGGCGCAAGTGGTGGTGCTCGACAGCAACACCCGCCGTCAGTTATTCCCCAATAAAGCCAGCGTGGTCGGCGAGGTAATCCTGGTGGGTAACATGCCGGCGACGGTGATTGGTGTGGCGGAGGAGAAGCAATCGATGTTTGGCAGCAGCAAAATCCTGCGCGTCTGGCTGCCGTACAGCACCATCTCCGGGCGTATTATGGGACAGTCCTGGCTAAACTCCATTACGGTGCGGGTGAATGAGGGCTACAGCAGTGAGCAGGCTGAGCAGCAGCTCACGCGGTTGCTCAGCCTGCGCCACGGTAAGAAAGATTTCTTCGTCTGGAATATGGACGGGGTCTTGAAAACAGCGGAAAAGACCACACGTACTCTTCAGCTGTTTTTAACGCTGGTGGCGGTCATTTCGTTGCTGGTTGGCGGTATCGGTGTGATGAATATTATGCTGGTGTCGGTCACCGAGCGGACGCGTGAGATTGGCATCAGGATGGCAGTTGGTGCCCGGGCGGGGGACGTCTTGTCGCAGTTTCTGATTGAGGCAGTGTTTGTTTGCCTTGTCGGTGGTGCGCTCGGCGTCACGCTATCTATGTTGATTGCCTTTACCTTGCAACTCTTTTTACCGGGCTGGGAGATTGGGTTTTCACCGGTGGCACTGTTAACGGCATTTTTATGTTCGACATTTACCGGTGTGCTGTTCGGCTGGTTGCCTGCGCGTAATGCCGCACGGCTGGATCCAGTAGATGCGCTGGCTCGCGAGTAA
- the clpS gene encoding ATP-dependent Clp protease adapter ClpS yields the protein MGKSNSWLDFDQLAEDKLRDALKPPSMYKVMLMNDDYTPMEFVIDVLQKFFSYDVERATQLMLTVHYHGRAICGVFTAEVAETKVAMVNKYARENEHPLLCTLERA from the coding sequence ATGGGTAAGAGCAATAGCTGGCTGGATTTCGACCAATTGGCGGAAGATAAACTGCGCGACGCGCTGAAACCGCCATCCATGTATAAAGTTATGTTAATGAACGATGATTACACGCCGATGGAATTTGTTATTGACGTGCTACAAAAGTTCTTTTCTTATGATGTAGAACGTGCAACGCAACTGATGCTTACGGTTCACTATCACGGCAGGGCCATTTGTGGTGTTTTCACCGCTGAGGTTGCCGAGACGAAAGTCGCAATGGTGAACAAGTACGCCAGGGAGAACGAGCATCCGTTGCTGTGTACGCTGGAAAGAGCCTGA
- a CDS encoding DoxX family protein translates to MVKSLLNSVNKMFSHEDFGRLLLRLMVGGLMLFHGLHKLIGGIDGIAGMLAAKGLPGFIAYGVLIGEVLCPILLILGVLTRPAALVLAFTMVVAWLLVGVGKTGSLDATGAWAIESMVYYFIAALVIAFIGAGRYSVAPAWK, encoded by the coding sequence ATGGTTAAATCATTGTTAAACTCAGTTAATAAGATGTTTTCGCATGAAGATTTTGGTCGTCTGCTGCTGCGTTTGATGGTCGGCGGGCTGATGTTATTCCACGGGCTGCACAAATTAATCGGCGGTATCGATGGGATTGCGGGGATGCTGGCGGCGAAGGGGCTTCCCGGTTTTATCGCTTATGGTGTGCTGATTGGCGAAGTGCTGTGCCCGATCCTGCTTATTCTCGGCGTACTGACGCGTCCTGCTGCGCTGGTGCTGGCGTTCACCATGGTTGTGGCCTGGCTGCTGGTTGGCGTGGGTAAAACCGGATCGCTGGATGCGACTGGCGCATGGGCGATTGAGAGCATGGTGTATTACTTTATTGCGGCGCTGGTGATTGCATTTATCGGTGCGGGTCGTTACTCCGTCGCACCTGCCTGGAAGTAA
- the macA gene encoding macrolide transporter subunit MacA, with the protein MKLKGKRRTVMIVLAVVVLLAAFWLWGKLNAPVIQYQTLIVRPGELQQSVLATGKLDALRKVDVGAQVNGQLKTLSVNIGDKVKKDQLLGVIDPEQAENQIKEVDATLMELRAQRRQALAELKLAQVTLARQQQLVKSNLISRQELDTSATDVAVKEAQIGTIDAQIKRNQATLDTAKTNLDYTRILAPMAGEVTQITTLQGQTVIAVQQAPNILTLADMSTMLVKAQVSEADVIHLKPGQKAWFTVLGDPGTRYEGELKDILPTPEKVNDAIFYYARFEVPNPEGVLRLDMTAQVHIQLTGLKNVITIPLAALGDPVGDNRYKVKVLRNGETREREVTLGARNDTEVVVTKGLDAGEEVVIGEKSGAAQ; encoded by the coding sequence ATGAAACTGAAGGGAAAACGCAGGACGGTAATGATTGTGCTGGCAGTGGTGGTTTTACTGGCGGCATTTTGGTTGTGGGGCAAACTTAATGCCCCGGTCATTCAGTACCAGACGCTGATAGTGCGGCCGGGTGAATTGCAACAAAGCGTGCTGGCGACCGGGAAGCTGGATGCGCTCCGTAAGGTTGATGTTGGCGCCCAGGTAAATGGTCAGTTAAAAACACTGTCGGTGAATATCGGCGATAAGGTAAAGAAAGATCAGCTTTTAGGCGTGATCGACCCCGAGCAGGCGGAAAACCAAATCAAGGAAGTCGATGCGACGTTAATGGAACTGCGGGCGCAGCGGCGTCAGGCGCTGGCTGAACTGAAGCTGGCCCAGGTAACACTAGCGCGTCAGCAGCAACTGGTGAAAAGCAATTTGATCTCCCGCCAGGAGCTGGACACCTCTGCGACGGATGTGGCGGTAAAAGAAGCGCAAATTGGCACCATTGATGCCCAGATCAAACGTAACCAGGCCACACTGGATACCGCGAAAACCAACCTTGATTACACACGTATTCTTGCGCCGATGGCCGGTGAAGTGACGCAAATCACCACGCTGCAGGGCCAGACGGTGATTGCCGTGCAACAAGCGCCGAACATCCTGACGCTGGCCGATATGAGTACCATGCTGGTGAAAGCGCAGGTTTCCGAAGCGGATGTCATCCACCTCAAGCCGGGGCAGAAAGCATGGTTCACCGTGCTGGGCGATCCGGGAACACGCTATGAAGGCGAGCTGAAAGATATTCTGCCGACGCCGGAAAAGGTCAACGATGCGATTTTTTACTATGCGCGTTTTGAAGTGCCAAACCCGGAGGGTGTGTTGCGCCTTGATATGACCGCACAGGTGCATATCCAACTGACTGGCCTGAAGAATGTGATCACCATCCCTCTGGCGGCGCTTGGCGATCCGGTGGGGGACAACCGTTATAAAGTGAAGGTGCTGCGTAATGGTGAAACCCGCGAGCGCGAGGTGACGCTGGGCGCACGTAATGATACGGAAGTGGTGGTGACGAAAGGCCTGGATGCGGGCGAAGAAGTGGTGATTGGCGAGAAAAGCGGAGCGGCGCAATGA
- the aqpZ gene encoding aquaporin Z, which yields MFRKLAAECFGTFWLVFGGCGSAVLAATFPQTGIGFAGVALAFGLTVMTMAFAVGHISGGHFNPAVTLGLWAGGRFPAKEVVGYILAQLVGGIIAAAVLYLIASGKSGFDAAASGFASNGYGEHSPGHYSMYSAIIIEIVLSCGFLLVIHGATDKNAPVGFAPIAIGLALTLIHLISIPVTNTSVNPARSTAVAIFQGGWALEQLWMFWVMPIIGGILGGVIYRTLLEKRA from the coding sequence ATGTTTAGAAAATTAGCGGCGGAATGTTTTGGCACATTCTGGCTGGTATTTGGTGGCTGCGGCAGCGCAGTGCTGGCGGCAACGTTTCCGCAAACCGGCATTGGTTTTGCCGGGGTGGCGCTGGCGTTCGGTTTAACGGTCATGACCATGGCATTTGCCGTCGGGCATATTTCCGGCGGTCATTTTAATCCGGCAGTCACACTCGGCCTGTGGGCTGGCGGTCGTTTTCCGGCAAAAGAGGTGGTGGGATATATTCTCGCGCAACTGGTTGGCGGCATTATTGCCGCGGCAGTGCTCTATTTAATTGCCAGCGGTAAAAGTGGTTTCGATGCGGCGGCCAGCGGTTTCGCCTCTAACGGCTACGGAGAACATTCCCCAGGACATTACTCAATGTATTCCGCCATTATTATTGAGATTGTCCTGAGCTGCGGTTTCCTGCTGGTTATTCACGGTGCGACAGATAAAAATGCACCTGTCGGTTTTGCACCTATCGCCATTGGGCTGGCGCTGACATTAATCCATTTGATCAGCATCCCGGTCACCAACACTTCGGTTAACCCGGCGCGCAGCACCGCCGTGGCGATTTTCCAGGGCGGCTGGGCGTTAGAACAGTTATGGATGTTCTGGGTGATGCCGATTATCGGGGGTATCCTCGGTGGCGTTATCTACCGTACGCTGCTGGAAAAACGCGCTTAA
- a CDS encoding ATP-dependent endonuclease — MILERVDIVGFRGINRLSLMLEQNNVLIGENAWGKSSLLDALTLLLSPETDLYHFVRDDFWFPPGDLQGREHHLHIILTFRESEPGRYRTRRYRPLADCWVAGNDGYRRLFYRHEGELSDDGSVMTLRGFLDAQGNLLPLEDIDESARHLVRLMPVLRLRDARFMRRIRNGSVPDTPLLENTARQLDFLSHELISRPQNLTDAQIRHGLSAMVQLLEHYFAEQGSGASHQRLMRRRSHDEQRSWRYLDIINRMIDKPGGRMYRVILLGFFATLLQAKGSVHLDRDARPLLLVEDPETRLHPIMLSVAWQLLNLLPLQKITTTNSGELLSLTPVEHVCRLVRESSRVAAWRLGPGGLSAEDGRRIAFHIRVNRPSSLFARCWLLVEGETENWVINELARQCGHHFDAEGVKIIEFAQSGLKPLIKFARRMGIEWHVLVDGDEAGKKYAATVRSLLDNDRDQTREHLTELPALDMEHFMYREGFADVYHRVAQLPDNVSMNMRRVIIKAIHRSSKPDLAIEVALEAGRRGVESVPHLFRKMFSRVLWLARGRAD, encoded by the coding sequence ATGATTCTGGAGCGCGTGGATATTGTCGGCTTTCGCGGCATTAATCGTTTATCGCTGATGCTTGAGCAGAACAACGTGTTAATTGGGGAAAACGCCTGGGGTAAATCGAGCCTGTTGGACGCGTTAACCCTCCTGCTGTCACCGGAAACGGATCTCTACCATTTTGTCCGCGATGATTTTTGGTTCCCGCCGGGGGATCTGCAAGGGCGGGAACATCATCTGCATATTATTCTGACTTTTCGCGAATCCGAACCCGGACGCTACCGCACGCGACGTTATCGCCCGCTGGCAGATTGTTGGGTTGCCGGGAATGACGGTTATCGCCGCCTCTTCTACCGGCATGAAGGCGAGCTTTCCGACGATGGCAGCGTAATGACGCTACGCGGTTTTCTGGATGCACAGGGGAATTTGCTGCCGCTGGAGGACATCGATGAAAGTGCCCGCCACCTGGTGCGGCTGATGCCGGTACTGCGGCTACGTGATGCGCGCTTTATGCGCCGCATCCGTAACGGCAGCGTGCCGGATACGCCGTTGCTGGAAAACACCGCGCGTCAGCTTGATTTCCTCTCCCACGAATTGATCTCCCGCCCGCAAAATTTAACCGACGCGCAGATACGCCACGGGCTGTCAGCGATGGTGCAATTGCTTGAGCACTATTTTGCCGAGCAGGGTAGCGGCGCTTCACACCAGCGCTTGATGCGCCGCCGCTCTCATGATGAGCAACGTAGCTGGCGCTATCTCGACATTATTAACCGCATGATCGATAAGCCCGGCGGGCGGATGTACCGGGTTATTCTGCTGGGTTTTTTCGCCACGCTGTTGCAGGCGAAGGGTTCTGTCCATCTCGACCGTGACGCGCGGCCGCTATTGCTGGTGGAAGATCCGGAAACGCGGCTGCATCCGATTATGCTCTCTGTGGCCTGGCAATTGCTGAATTTGCTGCCGCTACAAAAGATAACCACCACCAACTCCGGTGAGCTGCTGTCGTTAACACCGGTTGAACATGTTTGTCGCCTGGTGCGCGAGTCTTCGCGTGTGGCGGCCTGGCGTCTTGGCCCTGGCGGTTTAAGTGCCGAAGATGGGCGGCGCATTGCGTTTCATATTCGCGTTAACCGGCCTTCTTCACTCTTTGCCCGTTGCTGGTTGCTGGTGGAAGGGGAGACGGAGAACTGGGTTATCAATGAACTGGCGCGCCAGTGCGGTCATCATTTCGATGCCGAAGGGGTGAAAATTATCGAATTTGCCCAGTCAGGCTTAAAGCCGCTCATTAAGTTTGCGCGCCGCATGGGTATTGAGTGGCATGTGCTGGTGGATGGCGACGAAGCCGGGAAGAAGTATGCCGCTACTGTGCGTAGCCTGCTCGATAACGACAGGGATCAGACGCGCGAACATTTGACGGAACTGCCGGCGCTGGATATGGAGCATTTTATGTATCGGGAAGGGTTCGCCGATGTCTATCACCGTGTCGCACAGTTACCGGACAATGTGTCGATGAATATGCGGCGGGTGATTATCAAAGCGATCCACCGTTCGTCAAAACCGGATCTGGCGATTGAAGTGGCACTGGAAGCGGGCAGGCGCGGCGTGGAGTCGGTGCCGCATCTGTTTCGTAAAATGTTTTCCCGCGTGCTATGGCTGGCACGCGGGCGGGCAGATTAG